The sequence CGTCAATGTTATTGAAACGTTTAACGGTCACGCCTTGCTCTTTGCTCATCATGAGATCTCCAGTGGTGCCTAGCTTTACAGCCACTGTTTTTCCCTTCAGATCTGGTACTCCTGTAATCGTACTATCCTTTTTAACGAGTAAGGAAAGTCCTGATTTATAATAAGGTTTGGAGAAATTAACCTGCTGAGCGCGTTCCGGTTTAATCGTAATCCCGGCAACCGCTACATCAAGTGATCCTGTTTGAATGGCCGGAATCAACCCTTGAAAGTCCATGGTTTTAATATCTCCATCGATTTTAAGGTTGGCTTCTTTGGCAATCGCCGTAATGATGTCAATATCGAAACCTGTGACTTTACCGTTTTCCATCTGCTCAAAGGGTGGGAAAGTGACGTCCGCTCCAAGTTTAATCGATTGGGCAGTTGCTGCCCCTGTGCTCGTTCCACCCGCAGTAGAAGAATCAGCGGGTGGTTTTGCTGCACCACACCCTGTTAACAATAACCCTAAAACTAAAGTACTCGCGACCAATGAACTCAATTTACGCAAATCCAATACCTCCTCAATACTATTTTTAGTATTCTCTGCTTTTCTCTGAAAATATTCCTTAAATACCAATCTTCTATATTCGACAGGGATAAGACGAATTCCTCCGTTCTAGGTTAGGAATACAGAATTATTTTAGAAAGACCTTCATGCGATATCCGCCTAACTGACCTCGGAACGCTTAAGAAAGCGCAAATCATCCCAACGCTTTTTAGCGACATCTATGTCCTCGATACACCTGACACCTTCTTGGTACCAATTTCGCAAGATCCCCAAGACATAACCCATCTGGCGATTGTCAGCAGCAACTGCACATCGCAGCGCTTCCATCAAAAGATCCCCCGTATATCCAAGTCTAACAAAGCGATCTAATCCCTCCTTCTCGTACGGAGTCAATGGGTGCCCCACTTCTTCCATCCAACAGATAGCGAATTCAAGCTGTTCTTCGTTACCCCGTTGATCGTTATCCGTTATATCGTTATTTTCGTTGTTATATTGACGATTTAATGAATGATGGTTTAACGGATAACGTGGTAACTCGTTATCTCTTACAGAGATAACGTTTTC is a genomic window of Desulfosporosinus sp. Sb-LF containing:
- a CDS encoding basic amino acid ABC transporter substrate-binding protein; translation: MRKLSSLVASTLVLGLLLTGCGAAKPPADSSTAGGTSTGAATAQSIKLGADVTFPPFEQMENGKVTGFDIDIITAIAKEANLKIDGDIKTMDFQGLIPAIQTGSLDVAVAGITIKPERAQQVNFSKPYYKSGLSLLVKKDSTITGVPDLKGKTVAVKLGTTGDLMMSKEQGVTVKRFNNIDEAYRELQNAGADAVIFDNPVHQNYINTGHDNVKVVGSLLTGEDYGIAVTKKDAKLVDKINEGFDKIIKSGEYEKIYHKYFKDNYGLVTQK